A single genomic interval of Heliangelus exortis chromosome 20, bHelExo1.hap1, whole genome shotgun sequence harbors:
- the BPTF gene encoding nucleosome-remodeling factor subunit BPTF isoform X7, whose protein sequence is MRGRRGRPPKQQQPAAATAQASSPAPPVPAGPIGGLRSRQRGSSRGRWATSAQAETAGPKQKGAGAAQASSPAAAASPRGGSKRKGGSGSSSTPGGGGSSGKGRGRAGAGGSGGGGGGGSCNSQGRAASSRRSISKVVYDDHESEEEEESMVSEEEEEGDPEDNQDSEEEEEEEIMEEEDDDDSDYPEEMEDEDDASYCTESSFRSHSTYSSTPGRRRQRVHRPRSPILEEKDIPPLEFPKSSEDLMVPSEHIMNVIAIYEVLRNFGTVLRLSPFRFEDFCAALVSQEQCTLMAEMHIVLLKAVLREEDTSNTTFGPADLKDSVNSTLYFIDGMTWPEVLRVYCESDKEYHHVLPYQETEDYPYGPVENKIKVLQFLVDQFLTTNIAREELMSEGVIQYDDHCRVCHKLGDLLCCETCSAVYHLECVKPPLEEVPEDEWQCEVCVAHKVPGVTDCVAEIQKNKPYIRHEPIGYDRHRRKYWFLNRRIIIEEDSESEKDKKIWYFSTKIQLAELIECLDKDYWEADLCKTLEEMREEIHRHMDVTEDLTNKARGNNKSFLSAANDEILDIIRARKGEIVEDKNTADDEAEKPKSDADNEQTDAERAKEESGDQDKIEETPTEQDEEKVKTEEATVIGDKSNSVASSTDDNNTNPSAGENSCSEGKNPVGCQSENPDSNNVAEKKVASELPQELSEETGEMIPSNSSIAPAAPQSDVENSNSSELGSGQNDSLKTPDDAENAERGSQTSEDTGEKSNGERSDSPGAGKGTPGSTRMLTRLRNPDSKLCQMKSQQVAAAAHEANKLYKEGREVLVVNSQGEVSRMNTKKEVVMKGNINNYFKLGQEGKYRVYHNQYATNSFALNKHQHREDHDKRRHLSHKFCLTPAGEFKWNGSVHGSRVLTISTLRLTIIQLENNIPASFLHPNWASHRSNWIKAVQMCSKPREFALALAILECAIKPVVMLPIWRESLGHTRLRRMTALEREEKEKVKKKERKQEEEETMQQATWVKYTFPVKHQVWKQKGEEYRVTGYGGWSWISKTHVHRFMPKLPGNTNANYRKLLPTKSEDEKCNLDKRKGQSKVKTEKDRTKDSHDLQAKDKADDSETLEKVQVKEEKSCEEKVEVDTVSENSDHAKDKAEKGIDGENDKVIKEEPMDVDDEKTEPSGKDEESHCKRDIINVSEGFHLRTCYKRKVKSSKLDGLLERRIKQFTLEEKQRLERMKLEASAKAGGIPSVSPQKNIDELQMRKVKEGSQFDMSSQDQSCISNKTQTEDAEQDCLPISSISCTKTSEPSLPLTDRLSKREGQLLGEDSPQSSEGESSIHNDSKESNPDPMTADGQEALEEPENSFVDGLKHTNTEWDDSETSKKTLKQKLPTARVSQHDQENLEPVVTESTCRKDTLGTLEKTDSEGNSEQQSKDPENNCMIKSHIEPSSSQESEMEEDIAPGKTENKSENKSIIPQKSVSKDLETFNTELTSETNLESQTQENMEKVEAEEDLLSSKLTEANGQKKAQDTSTVNKHLDQTNLNSVTDKKNNKDEETETNLEKSAFQINGKDSDNKLLSNDDCLGKDTCETKTGGDIEPKVNNINKSIPEHEIKPLTFKESSVKPFMNGDIMVEDTKDKNNVDPKSHLQSSPEFEAGEGLQPADEVPKYVQTAEEKQLSPERSAFVGTSTPAHGVCAENNLNSETESMETEVIEDKKAAPSPVTSCEESSLSSDFADQNGVQTYKVENINGENKIKTVITEVTTTTSTVSTESKTVFKVAETVASDEKTTVVSSTENCAISTVTTTTTVTKLSTPATDSNVDVISVQEHSKTVVTTTVTDSLTTPEGTLVTSMTVSKEYSTKDKVKLMKFARPKKTRSGTALPSYRKFVTKSSKKSIFVLPNDDLKKLARKGGIREVPYFNYNAKPALDIWPYPSPRPTFGITWRYRLQTVKSLAGVSLMLRLLWACLKWDDMAAKAPPGGGTTRTETSETEITTTEIIKRRDVGPYGIRSEYCIRKIICPIGVPEAPKETPTPQRKGLRSSALRPKRPETPKQTGPVIIESWVAEEELELWEIRAFAERVEKEKAQAVEQQAKVSEQKKAEEFKAQLEAQLKHQRLAAQQKRLEQQKQIPAAGVAPAVTTTSSTTTTVSTPQKVVVGPLPGPVPTGTKVVLTTKVGSPATVTFQQNKNFHQTFATWVKQGQSSTATSTAATSATTIASTGQTFQISGSPVTMAGKVITKLPLPANSKIVAVNVPSTQGGVVQVQQKVLGIIPSTTGASQTYTSFQPRTATVTIRPNTTGTLGTTSTSQVVQGTPLRPGMTVIRTPLQQSSLGKTIIRTPLVVQQGILPASQTQQVVTQIIRGQPVSTAVSSTSTASSSAGQKTVTSPGTPPQQMQPQTPSQPPRPQQGQVKLTMAQLTQLTQGQGGSQGLTVVIQGQGQTTGQLQLIPQGVTVIPGPGQQLMQAAMPNGTIQRFLFTPLPAAATTASTTTTTVSTSTSATGEQKQALQAQPASALPPAQPQSQPQVQPQGQNQNTQPVPPAQPQAPQPALQPEPQTQPEPQTPASVDSPVTPEAQSSKSPVQSPAQPQAQGQSPVQVQSQQQTGILPQGQSQVQPQQPAQVQTTTQQQIQMQPHAPIQIQAQLQQSQPQVQTSVSTLPTTQSLNQVPVQSPARPQLQLQQPPTKVITVPQLQQQVQVLSQLQSHVVAQIQAQQGSVPQQIKLQLPIQIQQTSPVQAHQIQNVVTVQAASVQEQLQRVQQLREQQQKKKQQQIEIKREHTLQASNQSDIIQKQVVMKQNAVIEHLKQKKTLTPAEREENQRMIVCNQVMKYILDKIDKEEKQAAKKRKREESVEQKRSKQNATKLSALLFKHKEQLKAEILKKRALLDKDLQIEVQEELRKDLAKIKKEKEKAQAAAAAAAAAAAAAPPPPPPPPPPPPPQQHAASITSTSSSSSSSSSSSSSTTLPMAVSSQKRKREEEKDSSASKSKKKKMISTTSKETKKDTKLYCICKTPYDESKFYIGCDRCQNWYHGRCVGILQSEADLIDEYVCPQCQSTEDAMTVLSPLTDKDYEGLRRVLRSLQAHKMAWPFLEPVDPNDAPDYYGVIKEPMDLATMEERILKRYYKKVTEFVADMTKIFDNCRYYNPSDSPFYQCAEVLESFFVQKLKGFKASRSHNNKLQSTAS, encoded by the exons ATGCGGGGCCGGCGAGGCAGGCcgcccaagcagcagcagccggcGGCGGCCACCGCTCAGGCGAGCTCCCCGGCTCCGCCCGTCCCGGCGGGCCCCATCGGGGGGCTGAGGTCCCGGCAGCGGGGCAGCAGCCGCGGCAGGTGGGCGACCTCGGCCCAGGCGGAGACGGCGGGGCCCAAGCAGAAGGGAGCCGGGGCTGCCCAGGCCTCttcccccgccgccgccgcctcccccaGGGGGGGCAGCAAGAGGAAGGGaggcagcggcagcagcagcacccctggtgggggaggcagcagcGGTAAGGGtaggggcagggctggggctggaggatCAGggggaggaggcggaggaggcaGCTGCAACAGCCAAGGCAGGGCTGCCTCGTCCAGGAGGAGCATCAGCAAAGTGGTGTACGATGATCATGAGagtgaagaggaggaggagagcatgGTGTccgaggaggaagaggagggagacCCCGAGGATAACCAGGACTCcgaggaggaagaagaggaggagataatggaggaggaggacgacGACGACTCTGACTACCCTGAAGAGATGGAGGATGAAGACGATGCCAGTTATTGCACTGAGAGCAGCTTCAGGAGCCACAGCACCTACAGCAGCACCCCAG gtagGAGAAGACAAAGAGTGCATCGTCCTCGTTCTCCAATCTTGGAAGAAAAGGACATCCCACCCTTGGAATTTCCTAAATCCTCAGAGGACTTAATGGTGCCTAGTGAGCATATAATGAATGTTATTGCCATCTATGAGGTACTAAGGAACTTTGGCACTGTTTTACGCCTCTCTCCTTTTCGTTTTGAGGacttctgtgctgctctggtAAGTCAAGAGCAGTGCACACTTATGGCAGAGATGCATATAgtgcttttaaaagcagttttacGTGAAGAAGACACTTCAAATACTACCTTTGGACCTGCTGACCTCAAAGATAGCGTTAATTCCACTTTGTATTTCATAGATGGAATGACGTGGCCAGAGGTTCTGCGGGTATATTGTGAGAGTGACAAGGAATACCATCATGTTCTTCCTTACCAAGAAACAGAGGACTATCCTTATGGACCAGTAGAGAATAAAATCAAAGTTCTGCAGTTTTTAGTGGATCAGTTTCTTACAACAAACATTGCACGTGAGGAGTTGATGTCAGAAGGTGTTATTCAGTATGATGATCATTGTAGGGTTTGTCACAAACTTGGGGATTTGCTTTGCTGTGAAACTTGCTCAGCTGTGTACCATCTGGAGTGTGTGAAGCCACCTCTAGAAGAGGTACCAGAAGATGAGTGGCAGTGTGAGGTCTGTGTTGCACATAAGGTGCCTGGAGTAACTGACTGTGTTGCTGAAatccaaaaaaataaaccatacATTCGACATGAACCTATTGGATACGACAGGCATAGACGAAAATACTGGTTCCTGAACAGAAGAATCATTAT agaggaagattcagaaagtgagaaagacaagaaaatctGGTACTTTAGCACAAAGATACAGCTGGCAGAGTTAATTGAATGCCTAGACAAAGATTACTGGGAAGCTGACCTATGCAAAACTCTGGAAGAAATGCGTGAAGAAATTCATCGGCACATGGATGTGACAGAAGACCTCACTAATAAAGCAAGGGGCAACAACAAGtctttcctttctgcagcaaaTG ATGAAATTTTGGACATTATCAgagcaagaaaaggagaaatagtGGAAGataaaaacacagcagatgATGAAGCAGAAAAGCCCAAAAGTGATGCTGATAATGAGCAGACAGATGCTGAGAGGGCCAAGGAAGAGTCTGGAGACCAAGATAAAATTGAGGAAACACCCACTGagcaagatgaagaaaaagtgaaaacagaag AGGCAACAGTCATTGGGGATAAAAGTAACTCTGTGGCATCAAGCACTGATGACAACAACACAAATCCTTCTGCAGGAGAGAATAGTTGCTCTGAAGGGAAGAACCCAGTGGGGTGTCAGTCAGAAAACCCTGATAGCAACAACGTGGCAGAGAAGAAGGTGGCATCTGAGCTCCCTCAGGAACTCTCAG AAGAAACTGGTGAGATGATCCCTAGCAACAGCAGCATTGCACCTGCTGCACCTCAGTCAGATGTtgaaaacagcaacagcagtgAGCTGGGCTCTGGGCAGAATGACTCCCTTAAGACACCTGATGATGCTGAAAATGCAGAGAGGGGATCCCAGACTTCAGAGGACACAG gaGAGAAATCTAATGGTGAAAGAAGTGATTCTCCAGGTGCAGGGAAGGGCACACCAGGTTCCACACGAATGCTGACAAGATTACGAAATCCAGATAGCAAGTTGTGCCAGATGAAAAGCCAGCAggttgctgctgcagcacatgaAGCAAATAAATTgtataaagaaggcagagag GTTCTGGTGGTCAACTCTCAAGGTGAAGTCTCTCGAAtgaacacaaagaaagaagTTGTGATGAAAGGAAATATCaacaattatttcaaattagGGCAAGAGGGGAAGTATCGTGTTTATCACAACCAATATGCCACAAATTCATTTGCCCTGAACAAACACCAGCACAGGGAAGACCATGACAAGAGACGACACCTCTCACATAAATTCTGTCTGACTCCTGCTGGAGAATTCAAATGGAATGGGTCTGTACATGGCTCCAGAGTTCTCACCATATCCACTTTGAGGCTGACTATTATTCAGCTGGAAAACAACATCCCAGCATCATTCCTCCACCCTAACTGGGCTTCCCACAG GTCTAACTGGATTAAGGCTGTTCAGATGTGCAGCAAACCCAGAGAATTTGCACTAGCTCTGGCTATTTTGGAATGTGCAATCAAACCAGTTGTCATGCTGCCCATCTGGAGGGAGTCGTTGGGGCACACtag ATTACGTAGAATGACAGCAttagaaagagaagaaaaggagaaagtgaaaaaaaaagagagaaaacaagaagaagaagaaacgATGCAGCAAGCTACATGGGTGAAATACACATTTCCTGTCAAACATCAA gtttggaagcagaaaggagaagaataTAGAGTAACAGGATATGGTGGCTGGAGCTGGATTAGTAAAACACATGTCCACCGGTTTATGCCCAAACTCCCTGGCAATACTAATGCAAATTACAGGAAGTTGCTACCAA CAAAGAGTGAAGATGAAAAATGCAACTTGGATAAACGAAAAGGTCAAAGTAAggtgaaaacagagaaagacagaaCAAAGGATTCTCATGATCTGCAAGCTAAAGACAAAGCAGATGATTCAGAAACCTTGGAGAAAGTGCAAGTGAAAGAAGAGAAGTCCTGTGAAGAAAAAGTAGAAGTTGATACAGTTTCTGAAAACTCAGATCATGCAAAAGACAAAG cagaaaaaggaatCGATGGTGAAAATGACAAAGTCATCAAGGAAGAACCTATGGATGTTGATGATGAGAAAACTGAACCCTCtggaaaagatgaggaaagTCACTGTAAGAGGGATATAATCAATGTCAGTGAGGGGTTTCATTTAAGGACTTGCTACAAAAGGAAAGTGAAATCATCCAAATTAGATGGACTGCTTGAGAGGAGAATAAAACAATTTacactggaagaaaagcaacGTCTGGAAAGGATGAAGCTTGAGGCTAGTGCTAAAGCAGGAGGCATTCCATCTGTAAGCCCCCAGAAGAACATAGATGAGCTACAGatgagaaaagtaaaagaaggCAGCCAGTTTGACATGTCTTCCCAAGATCAAAGCTGTATTTCAAATAAGACCCAAACTGAAGATGCAGAACAGGACTGTTTGCCCATCAGCAGCATCTCTTGTACCAAAACCAGTGAGCCCTCTTTGCCTTTGACAGACAGGTTGTCAAAAAGAGAAGGCCAGCTACTGGGTGAAGACTCACCTCAGTCCTCTGAAGGGGAAAGCTCCATTCACAATGATAGTAAAGAAAGCAACCCTGATCCTATGACTGCTGATGGACAAGAGGCTCTTGAAGAGCCTGAGAATTCATTTGTGGATGGCTTGAAACACACAAATACAGAATGGGATGATTCAGAAACGAgcaaaaaaactttaaaacaaaaactacCTACTGCCAGAGTATCTCAGCATGACCAAGAAAACTTAGAGCCAGTGGTAACTGAAAGCACCTGTAGAAAAGACACTCTGGGGACTCTTGAAAAAACAGATTCAGAAGGGAATTCTGAACAGCAGAGCAAAGATCCAGAAAACAACTGTATGATAAAAAGCCATATTGAACCATCATCCTCTCAAGAAAGTGAAATGGAGGAAGACATTGCtccaggaaaaactgaaaataaatctgaaaacaaGAGTATAATTCCCCAGAAGTCAGTTAGTAAAGATCTAGAAACATTTAACACAGAGCTAACATCTGAAACAAACCTTGAAAGTCAAACTCAGGAAAACATGGAGAAGGTAGAAGCTGAAGAGGATTTACTGAGCTCTAAACTGACTGAGGCCAATGGTCAAAAGAAAGCTCAGGACACCAGTACTGTAAACAAACACCTTGATCAGACAAATCTAAATAGTGTTACTGACAAAAAGAACAATAAGGATGAAGAAACTGAGACAAACTtagaaaaatcagcatttcaAATTAATGGAAAAGACAGTGACAATAAATTGTTATCAAATGATGACTGTTTAGGTAAGGATACCTGTGAAACTAAGACAGGGGGTGATATTGAACCCAAagttaataatattaataaatccATTCCAGAACATGAAATAAAACCATTGACTTTCAAGGAATCTTCAGTAAAGCCATTCATGAATGGTGACATCATGGTAGAGGAcacaaaggacaaaaataatgtGGACCCAAAGTCACATCTGCAGAGTTCACCTGAGTTTGAAGCAGGAGAGGGGCTTCAGCCAGCAGATGAGGTTCCCAAGTACGTGCagacagctgaagaaaaacagctttctCCTGAGAGATCTGCATTTGTTGGCACTTCCACACCTGCACATGGTGTCTGTgcagaaaataatctgaatagTGAAACAGAATCCATGGAAACTGAAGTAATTGAGGATAAGAAGGCTGCTCCATCACCTGTAACCTCATGTGAGGAATCTAGCTTGAGTAGTGACTTTGCTGATCAGAATGGTGTACAGACATATAAAGTGGAAAATATTAATggagaaaataagattaaaacTGTTATTACTGAAGTGACTACCACGACATCCACCGTGTCAACAGAATCCAAAACTGTGTTTAAAGTTGCAGAAACTGTAGCTTCTGATGAGAAAACAACAGTGGTGTCATCTACAGAAAATTGTGCCATATCCACTGTAACTACCACAACTACTGTAACCAAACTTAGCACTCCAGCTACAGACAGTAATGTTGATGTCATTTCTGTACAAGAGCACAGTAAAACAGTGGTTACAACAACAGTAACTGATTCCCTGACCACCCCAGAAGGCACATTGGTGACTTCCATGACTGTCAGCAAGGAGTATTCTACTAAAGACAAAGTGAAGTTGATGAAATTTGCAAGACCCAAAAAAACTCGTTCTGGAACTGCCTTGCCATCTTATAGAAAATTTGTCaccaaaagcagtaaaaaaagcatctttgttTTACCCAACGATGACTTAAAAAAGCTGGCCAGAAAAGGAGGGATCAGAGAAGTTCCTTATTTCAATTACAATGCAAAGCCTGCCTTGGATATCTGGCCATATCCATCCCCAAGGCCAACTTTTGGGATCACTTGGAG GTACCGACTACAAACAGTGAAATCATTGGCTGGAGTGAGCCTGATGTTGAGGTTGTTGTGGGCATGTCTCAAATGGGATGATATGGCAGCCAAAGCTCCCCCTGGGGGAGGAACTACACGTACAG AAACATCTGAAACTGAAATTACAACAACAGAAATAATCAAGAGAAGAGATGTTGGTCCCTATGGAATCCGGTCAGAGTACTgtataagaaaaattatttgtccCATTGGTGTACCAGAGGCTCCAAAAG AAACTCCAACACCCCAGAGGAAGGGACTACGATCAAGTGCACTAAGGCCAAAAAGGCCAGAAACACCCAAGCAAACGGGCCCTGTTATAATTGAGAGTTGGGTAGCAGAGGAGGAATTGGAACTGTGGGAGATCAGGGCATTTGCTGAAAG ggtggagaaggaaaaggcacAGGCAGTTGAACAACAGGCTAAGGTTAGTGAACAGAAGAAGGCAGAGGAATTCAAGGCCCAATTGGAGGCTCAACTAAAACACCAACGATTGGCTGCCCAGCAG AAACgtctggagcagcagaagcagatcCCTGCTGCAGGTGTGGCCCCTGCTGTCACTACAACCAGCAGCACTACAACTACTGTCTCAACACCACAGAAAGTTGTGGTAGGGCCTTTACCTGGCCCAGTCCCCACTGGAACCAAAGTAGTACTTACTACAAAAGTGGGTTCTCCAGCTACAGTAACATTCCAACAAAACAAGAATTTCCATCAGACTTTTGCTACTTGGGTTAAACAAGGCCAGTCTTCAACAG CCACTAGCACAGCTGCCACTTCAGCCACAACCATTGCCAGCACAGGGCAGACCTTCCAGATCTCAGGCAGTCCAGTAACGATGGCAGGGAAAGTGATAACTAAGCTGCCACTCCCTGCAAACAGCAAGATTGTTGCCGTCAATGTGCCATCAACTCAAGGAG GTGTTGTTCAAGTTCAGCAAAAGGTGTTGGGTATCATTCCATCAACTACAGGTGCAAGTCAAACATATACTTCATTCCAGCCAAGGACAGCAACAGTAACCATTAGGCCAAATACCACAGGGACATTAGGAACAACAAGCACTTCACAA GTAGTGCAAGGGACACCACTCCGTCCTGGGATGACAGTGATAAGGACACCACTCCAGCAGTCATCCCTTGGGAAAACCATCATCAGAACACCTCTAGTGGTGCAACAAGGTATTCTTCCAGCCA GTCAGACACAGCAAGTGGTGACTCAAATAATCAGGGGTCAGCCTGTCTCCACAGCAGTTTCTAGTACCAGcacagcctcttccagtgctggACAGAAGACTGTCACAAGTCCTGGAACACCTCCTCAGCAAATGCAGCCACAAACCCCATCACAGCCCCCTCGCCCACAGCAGGGGCAAGTGAAACTGACTATGGCCCAACTCACACAACTAACACAAGGACAG ggtggCAGCCAAGGATTAACTGTGGTAATTCAGGGACAAGGTCAAACTACTGGTCAATTACAATTAATTCCTCAGGGTGTGACTGTAATACCTGGTCCAGGACAACAGCTTATGCAAGCAGCAATGCCAAATGGTACAATTCAGAGATTTCTTTTCACCCCACTACCAGCAGCTGCTACTACAGCTAGCACAACTACAACAACAGTTTCCACTTCAACCTCGG CTACAGGGGAACAGAAGCAGGCTCTACAGGCACAGCCAGCATCAGCACtgcccccagctcagcctcagAGCCAGCCCCAGGTCCAGCCTCAGGGGCAGAATCAGAACACGCAGCCtgtgcccccagcccagccccaggcaccCCAGCCAGCACTTCAGCCTGAACCTCAGACCCAGCCTGAACCTCAGACTCCAGCATCTGTTGACTCTCCAGTCACACCTGAAGCACAATCATCTAAATCTCCAGTTCAgtctccagcacagccccaggctcAAGGGCAATCTCCAGTCCAAgtccagagccagcagcagacTGGAATCCTTCCACAAGGCCAGTCCCAAGTCCAGCCTCAGCAACCAGCTCAGGTGCAGACTACAACCCAACAACAGATTCAGATGCAGCCCCATGCTCCCATACAAATTCAAGCTCAGCTGCAGCAATCACAACCTCAGGTTCAGACTTCTGTCTCCACCCTTCCAACTACTCAAAGTTTAAATCAGGTTCCTGTGCAATCCCCAGCTCGTCCTCAGCTGCAACTTCAGCAGCCTCCAACAAAAGTTATTACAGTGCCTCAGCTTCAGCAACAAGTCCAAGTTCTCTCTCAGCTTCAGTCACATGTTGTGGCTCAGATACAAGCCCAACAAGGCAGTGTGCCCCAGCAGATCAAGCTTCAGTTACCTATTCAGATTCAACAAACTAGCCCAGTACAGGCTCACCAGATTCAGAATGTGGTAACAGTTCAAGCAGCTAGTGttcaggagcagctgcagagagttcagcagctcagggagcagcaacagaagaaaaaacagcaacagaTAGAAATTAAACGTGAGCACACCCTTCAGGCTTCTAATCAAAGTGACATTATCCAGAAACAG GTGGTTATGAAACAGAATGCTGTCATAGAGCACTTGAAACAGAAGAAGACATTGACTCcagctgaaagggaagaaaatcagaG aatgATTGTGTGCAACCAAGTGATGAAGTATATTCTGGATAAGatagacaaagaagaaaaacaggcagCTAAGAAACGAAAGCGAGAGGAGAGTGTGGAACAGAAGAGGAGTAAACAGAATGCTACTAagctctcagctctgcttttcaagcATAAAGAAcagctgaaagctgaaatactgaaaaaaagagcactTCTGGACAAAGATCTACAAATTGAAGTGCAG GAGGAGCTAAGGAAAGACTTGGctaaaattaagaaagaaaaagaaaaagcccaggcagctgctgctgcagccgCAGCCGCTGCAGCCGCCGCGCCaccgccaccaccaccacctcctccaccaccaccaccccagcagcacgcagccagcatcacctccacctcttcatcctcctcctcttcctcctcctcctcctcttccaccaCCCTCCCCATGGCTGTGTCCTC